From Medicago truncatula cultivar Jemalong A17 chromosome 7, MtrunA17r5.0-ANR, whole genome shotgun sequence, a single genomic window includes:
- the LOC11439404 gene encoding guanine nucleotide exchange factor subunit RIC1, whose protein sequence is MYMAYGWPQVIPLDQGLSPSEHKVVYFKLINRLLLIVSPTHFELWSSSQHRVRLGKYKRDSDSLQREGENLQAVWSPDAKLIAILTSSFYLHIFKVQFLDKKIYIGGKQPSALCLATISLLLSEQVPFAEKDLSVSNIVCDNKHMLLGLSDGTLYSMSWKGEFYGAFQFESHPPASFDDSQLPHPLENGLSPKGLPKVPTLNHILPRNSEIKHLELCLSLRLLFVLYSDGQLVSCSISKKGLKQVDCIKAEKRLACGDAVCASAALEQEILAVGTRRGTVELYDLAESTSLIRTVSLYDWGFSMDDTGPVSCIAWTPDNSAFAVGWKLRGLTVWSVSGCRLMSTIRQIGLSSVSSPIAKPNHDCKYEPLMGGTSLMQWDEHGYRLYAIEERSSERIISFSFGKCCLSRGVSGTTYTRQVIYGEDRLLIVQSEEIDELKMLHLKLPVSYISQNWPVQYVAASQDGMYLAVAGLHGLILYDIRMKRWRVFGDVTQEQKIQCKGLLWLGKIVVVCNYIDSSNTYELLFYPRYHLDQSSLLCRKPLFAKPIVMDVYQDYILVTYRPFDVHIFHVKLFGELTPSGNPDLQLSAVRELSIMTAKSHPAAMRFIPDQLPRELISKNYISSSSDSSTAEPARCLILRSNGELSLLDLDDGRERNLTDSVELFWVTCGQSEDKTNLIEEVSWLDYGHRGMQVWYPSPGPNSFKQEDFLQLDPELEFDREVYPLGLLPNAGVVVGVSQRMSFPSSAEFPCFEPSPQAQTILHCLLRHLLQRDKIEEALRLAELSAEKPHFSHCLEWLLFTVFEADISRPNVNKNQVSVLKYAKTLLEKTCDLIRNFPEYLDVVVSVARKTDGRHWADLFSAAGRSTELFEECFQRRWYRTAACYILVIAKLEGPAVSQYCALRLLQATLVDSLYELAGELVRFLLRSGREYDQASSADSDKLSPRFLGYFLFRSAERKQALDKSTSFKEQSAHVTSVKNILENHASYLMAGKELSKLVAFVKGTQFDLVEYLQRERYGSARLENFASGLELISQKLQMETLQSRLDADFLLAHMCSVKFKEWIVVLATLLRRSEVLFDLFRHDFRLWKAYSSTLQSHPAFIEYQDLLEDLEDKLSSVANEEEK, encoded by the exons AACTCATCAATCGTTTGTTGTTAATTGTTTCCCCTACTCACTTTGAACTTTGGAGCTCTTCCCAG CATAGAGTGAGATTGGGGAAGTACAAGAGAGATTCAGATTCATTGCAGAGAGAAGGAGAAAACTTGCAGGCTGTGTGGAGTCCTGATGCTAAATTAATTGCTATTCTT ACATCTTCTTTCTATCTTCACATTTTCAAGGTCCaatttttggataaaaaaatatacattggtGGGAAACAACCTTCTGCTTTGTGCCTAGCTACCAtatctcttcttctttctgaGCAAGTTCCTTTTGCAGAAAAGGATTTGTCAGT GAGCAATATTGTTTGTGATAACAAACATATGCTGCTTGGACTTTCCGATGGAACTTTGTACAGTATGTCTTGGAAGGGGGAG TTCTATGGAGCTTTTCAATTCGAATCACATCCTCCTGCTAGCTTTGACGATTCTCAATTACCACATCCATTAGAGAATGGTCTTTCTCCTAAAGGCCTCCCAAAGGTTCCTACGCTCAATCACATTCTTCCCAGAAATTCTGAAATCAAGCATCTAGAACTCTGCCTTTCACTGAGGTTGCTATTTGTCTTGTACTCTGATGGGCAACTTGTGTCATGTTCCATTAGTAAGAAAGGGTTAAAGCAAGTTGACTGTATTAAAGCAGAAAAGAGATTGGCTTGTGGAGATGCTGTATGCGCTTCAGCAGCTCTTGAGCAGGAAATTCTTGCCGTCGGTACCAGAAGAGGAACAGTGGAGTTGTATGATTTGGCTGAATCAACATCGCTTATTCGCACAGTTTCTTTGTATGACTGGGG ATTTTCGATGGATGACACTGGCCCTGTTAGTTGCATTGCATGGACACCTGATAATTCTGCTTTTGCCGTTGGGTGGAAGTTAAGGGGGCTTACAGTTTGGTCTGTTTCTGGGTGTCGCTTGATGTCAACAATCCGTCAAATAGGTTTAAGTTCTGTATCTTCTCCAATTGCTAAGCCAAACCATGATTGTAAGTATGAGCCATTAATGGGTGGCACCTCACTGATGCAATGGGATGAACATGGATATAGACTTTATGCTATTGAGGAGAGATCTTCAGAGAGAattatttcattctcttttggAAAATGCTGTCTTAGCAGAGGTGTTTCTGGCACTACATACACCCGACAAGTGATTTATGGCGAAGACAGGTTGCTCATCGTGCAGTCGGAAGAGATTGACGAGCTTAAAATGCTGCATCTTAAGCTTCCA GTTTCTTATATTTCCCAAAACTGGCCTGTTCAATATGTGGCAGCTAGTCAGGATGGAATGTACTTGGCGGTTGCTGGTCTTCATGGTTTGATATTGTATGATATACGAATGAAAAGATGGAGAGTCTTTGGAGATGTTACCCAGGAACAAAAGATTCAGTGTAAGGGCTTGCTATGGCTGGGAAAGATTGTCGTTGTCTGCAACTATATTGATTCTTCCAACAC GTATGAATTGCTCTTTTACCCAAGATATCACCTTGATCAAAGCTCATTGCTCTGTCGAAAACCATTGTTTGCGAAACCAATTGTGATGGATGTGTACCAAGATTATATACTTGTTACGTATAGACCATTTGATGTCCATATATTCCATGTGAAATTATTTGGTGAATTAACTCCTTCAGGAAATCCTGATTTACAG CTTTCTGCAGTACGAGAACTTTCAATTATGACTGCCAAGAGCCATCCTGCTGCAATGCGATTCATTCCTGATCAACTCCCAAGAGAACTGATTtcaaaaaattacatttcatCTTCATCAGATTCATCAACAGCAGAACCAGCCAG ATGTTTGATATTGAGGTCAAATGGGGAGCTTTCGCTTCTTGATTTGGATGATGGACGGGAGAGAAATCTTACTGATTCAGTTGAGCTTTTTTGGGTCACCTGTGGCCAGTCTGAGgataaaacaaatttaattgagGAAGTTTCATGGTTAGATTATGGCCATCGGGGTATGCAG GTTTGGTATCCATCTCCAGGTCCCAATTCTTTTAAGCAGGAGGATTTCTTGCAG TTGGATCCAGAACTAGAGTTTGATCGTGAAGTATACCCTCTGGGACTTCTTCCGAATGCCGGTGTAGTTGTTGGTGTTTCCCAGAGAATGTCATTTCCATCAAGTGCAGAATTCCCATGTTTTGAGCCATCTCCTCAAGCACAAACTATACTGCACTGCCTACTGCGCCATCTTCTTCAG AGGGACAAAATTGAGGAAGCTTTAAGGCTGGCAGAACTATCAGCAGAAAAACCTCATTTTTCTCATTGTCTAGAGTGGCTTCTTTTTACAGTATTTGAAGCAGATATATCCAG GCCAAATGTAAACAAGAACCAGGTTTCAGTTCTTAAATATGCAAAAACTCTTTTGGAGAAGACCTGTGATCTTATCCGAAATTTTCCAGAGTACCTAGATGTTGTTGTCAGTGTTGCAAGAAAAACAGATGGTCGTCATTGGGCAGATTTGTTCTCTGCTGCTGGAAGATCAACAGA ATTGTTTGAGGAATGTTTTCAACGTAGATGGTACCGCACTGCAGCTTGCTATATACTT GTAATTGCCAAACTTGAGGGTCCTGCTGTGAGCCAGTACTGTGCTTTACGGTTATTACAG GCAACACTCGTTGATTCATTATACGAGCTTGCTGGGGAGCTG GTGAGGTTCTTACTAAGATCTGGTAGGGAGTATGACCAAGCATCATCAGCCGATTCAGATAAACTGTCTCCTCGATTTTTAGGCTATTTTCTTTTTCGTTCTGCTGAGCGAAAGCAAGCATTGGATAAAAG CACCTCATTCAAGGAACAAAGTGCTCATGTCACCTCAGTTaagaatattttagaaaacCATGCTAGTTACTTGATGGCTGGGAAAGAGCTCTCCAAGCTTGTTGCATTTGTAAAAGGCACTCAGTTTGATTTAGTG GAATACCTACAACGTGAAAGGTATGGAAGTGCTCGGCTGGAGAATTTTGCTTCCGGGCTCGAACTAATAAGCCAAAAG CTTCAAATGGAAACATTACAGAGCCGATTGGATGCGGACTTTCTCCTGGCTCATATGTGCTCTGTCAAATTTAAGGAATGGATAGTTGTCCTGGCTACTCTCTTGAGACGTTCCGAG GTCCTTTTTGACTTATTCCGCCATGATTTTCGGTTATGGAAAGCCTACAGCAGCACCCTGCAG TCACACCCAGCATTCATTGAATATCAAGATTTATTGGAAGACCTGGAAGATAAACTTTCATCTGTTGCAAATgaggaagaaaaatga